A stretch of the Marinomonas maritima genome encodes the following:
- the mnmG gene encoding tRNA uridine-5-carboxymethylaminomethyl(34) synthesis enzyme MnmG, with product MDFPSRFDVIVVGGGHAGTEAALASARMGVKTLLLSHNIETLGQMSCNPAIGGIGKSHLVKEIDALDGAMALATDKAGIQFRTLNSRKGPAVRATRAQADRILYKAAIRYKLENQENLWLFQQSVEDLIVEDGAARGIITQTGIRFNGKTVVLTAGTFLGGIIHIGLQNHSGGRAGDPPSIGLAEKLRALPFRVDRLKTGTPPRVDARSVDFSQMQAQPGDDTTPVMSYMGNRAMHPRQIECFITHTNERTHDIIRAGMDRSPMYTGVIEGVGPRYCPSIEDKIVRFADKNSHQIFIEPEGLTTHELYPNGISTSLPFDVQIELVRSMKGMENAHIMRPGYAIEYDYFNPQDLKYSLETKHMPGLFFAGQINGTTGYEEAGAQGLLAGLNAALLAQDKDAWTPRRDEAYLGVLVDDLISMGTKEPYRMFTSRAEYRLILREDNADMRLTEKGRELGLVSDERWAAFCKKREAIELETQRLKSSWIVPNSPESDIINPKLE from the coding sequence GTGGATTTCCCAAGTCGCTTTGATGTGATTGTGGTTGGTGGTGGACATGCTGGTACAGAAGCTGCTTTGGCTTCAGCACGTATGGGCGTTAAAACATTGTTACTTTCCCACAACATTGAAACTTTAGGACAAATGTCCTGTAACCCTGCTATTGGTGGCATTGGAAAATCCCATTTAGTAAAAGAAATTGATGCTTTGGATGGTGCTATGGCATTGGCAACCGATAAAGCAGGTATTCAATTTCGCACCTTGAACTCTCGAAAAGGTCCAGCTGTTCGAGCAACTCGTGCTCAAGCTGACCGCATATTATATAAAGCGGCTATTCGTTATAAATTAGAAAATCAAGAAAATCTTTGGCTTTTTCAACAATCCGTAGAAGATCTCATCGTTGAAGATGGTGCCGCTCGAGGTATTATTACCCAAACTGGTATTCGTTTTAATGGTAAAACCGTCGTGTTAACCGCGGGGACTTTTTTAGGTGGCATCATACACATTGGTTTACAGAATCATTCTGGTGGCCGAGCTGGAGATCCACCTTCAATAGGTTTGGCCGAAAAGTTACGCGCTCTACCGTTTCGAGTTGATCGTTTAAAAACAGGTACACCGCCTAGAGTTGATGCACGTTCAGTTGATTTTTCCCAAATGCAAGCACAACCCGGCGACGACACTACGCCCGTTATGTCGTACATGGGAAATAGAGCGATGCATCCTCGTCAAATTGAATGTTTTATTACCCATACCAATGAACGAACTCATGACATTATTCGTGCTGGTATGGATCGGTCTCCTATGTATACTGGTGTAATTGAAGGGGTAGGGCCGCGTTATTGTCCTTCTATTGAAGACAAAATAGTGCGCTTTGCGGATAAAAATTCACATCAGATTTTTATTGAGCCAGAAGGTTTAACAACACACGAACTTTACCCCAATGGTATTTCGACGTCCTTGCCGTTTGATGTTCAAATTGAGCTAGTTCGCTCGATGAAAGGAATGGAAAACGCGCATATTATGCGTCCTGGTTACGCTATCGAATACGATTACTTTAATCCTCAAGATTTAAAATATTCTTTAGAAACCAAACACATGCCAGGTTTGTTTTTCGCCGGACAAATCAACGGTACAACCGGTTATGAAGAAGCGGGGGCGCAAGGTTTATTGGCGGGTTTAAACGCGGCATTACTGGCACAAGATAAAGATGCTTGGACACCTCGTCGTGATGAAGCCTATCTTGGTGTATTGGTAGATGATTTGATTTCTATGGGAACCAAAGAACCTTATCGTATGTTTACCAGTCGTGCGGAATATCGTTTGATTTTACGTGAAGACAATGCCGACATGCGCCTAACAGAGAAAGGCCGTGAATTGGGTCTGGTGTCTGATGAACGTTGGGCTGCATTTTGTAAAAAACGCGAAGCGATTGAGCTTGAAACACAACGACTCAAATCAAGCTGGATTGTACCTAATTCACCGGAATCAGATATTATTAATCCAAAATTGGAAA
- a CDS encoding NAD(P)-dependent alcohol dehydrogenase — protein MSQAKSYAALSATTPLAPFSFERRSLREDDVNIDILYCGVCHSDIHTAESDWGPSNYPIVPGHEIVGKVTEIGSKVSKYKVGDVVGVGCMVDSCQHCSHCSADLEQYCDNNPVGTYGAHDLIDGTLTYGGYSDHIVVREKFVLSIPEALDASKAAPLLCAGVTTFSPLRHYGVKAGDKIGILGMGGLGHMGVKLAKALGAEVTIFTRSENKIAEAKKQGADHVVVSTDDTQMQAVAMNFDFLLDTIPVQHDLNPYLNCLKVDGVHILVGLIEPMDPTVHAANLVLKRRILTGSLIGGIAETQEVLDFCAEHNIECDAEMINIQDINEAYKRMKKGDVKYRFIIDMKSLKNS, from the coding sequence ATGAGCCAAGCAAAATCGTATGCGGCACTCTCTGCAACAACCCCTTTAGCACCATTTTCATTTGAACGCCGCTCTCTTCGTGAAGACGATGTAAATATAGATATTCTGTATTGTGGTGTTTGTCACTCTGATATTCATACGGCGGAAAGTGATTGGGGGCCAAGTAATTACCCAATCGTTCCTGGTCATGAAATTGTCGGTAAAGTCACAGAAATCGGCAGTAAAGTATCTAAATACAAAGTGGGTGATGTTGTCGGCGTTGGTTGTATGGTTGACTCTTGTCAACATTGTTCACACTGTTCAGCGGACTTAGAACAATATTGTGATAATAACCCCGTTGGAACTTATGGGGCTCACGATTTAATTGACGGCACCTTAACTTACGGCGGTTATTCTGATCATATCGTTGTCCGTGAAAAATTCGTTTTGTCCATTCCAGAAGCACTTGATGCCAGTAAAGCAGCGCCATTATTATGCGCTGGTGTAACCACATTTTCACCACTGCGTCATTATGGCGTCAAAGCAGGTGATAAAATTGGTATTCTAGGTATGGGCGGCTTAGGTCACATGGGGGTTAAATTAGCCAAAGCATTGGGCGCGGAAGTCACTATTTTTACTCGTTCTGAAAATAAAATAGCCGAAGCAAAAAAACAAGGCGCCGATCACGTTGTTGTTTCAACCGACGACACCCAAATGCAAGCAGTGGCAATGAATTTTGATTTTTTACTAGACACTATTCCTGTTCAACATGATTTAAACCCCTACCTCAATTGCTTAAAGGTCGATGGTGTACACATTTTAGTTGGTTTGATTGAACCAATGGATCCCACTGTTCATGCTGCTAATTTGGTATTAAAACGCCGTATTCTGACAGGCTCTTTGATTGGTGGCATTGCAGAAACTCAAGAAGTATTAGATTTTTGTGCTGAACATAATATTGAATGTGATGCTGAGATGATTAATATCCAAGATATCAACGAGGCGTATAAACGCATGAAAAAAGGCGATGTTAAATATCGCTTTATCATTGACATGAAAAGCCTTAAAAACAGCTAA
- a CDS encoding AraC family transcriptional regulator produces MTDRNLVDLIKTLMIEDGFLDTSIANVRLMRSEKSFPRMPLIYSPGLTIIVQGRKIGYLGDREIHYNSGHYLVQTLPLPFECETFASKEEPLFGVSINIDPALLSELVSDTTESNLKLSVPYFPMSSVAMSPDMEEAVKRLIRALHDPKTAKTMGQSRVREVIFEALQSPQGDALRALVVNQGRFSQIVHSLKQLQLQLDQEVRIEQLAEGANMSVSSFHHHFKAVAGSSPLQYLKRLRLLKAQMLLNQGHLNVGQIALEVGYKSIHQFSRDYKRYFGVPPTKDKQKDEVAV; encoded by the coding sequence ATGACCGATAGAAACTTAGTTGATTTGATCAAAACTCTGATGATAGAGGATGGCTTTTTAGACACCTCAATTGCCAATGTTCGACTAATGCGCAGTGAAAAATCCTTCCCGAGGATGCCGCTTATTTACAGTCCAGGATTGACTATCATAGTTCAAGGTCGAAAAATTGGTTATTTAGGTGATCGTGAAATTCACTACAATTCCGGTCATTATTTAGTACAAACCCTTCCTTTGCCTTTTGAATGTGAAACCTTTGCCAGTAAAGAAGAACCCCTTTTTGGCGTGTCGATTAATATAGATCCTGCATTATTATCTGAGTTGGTTTCTGATACTACTGAAAGTAACTTAAAGCTGTCTGTACCTTATTTTCCCATGTCATCTGTTGCTATGAGTCCAGACATGGAAGAAGCCGTTAAACGACTTATTAGAGCGCTACATGATCCAAAAACCGCAAAAACCATGGGACAGAGTCGAGTGAGAGAAGTCATTTTTGAAGCTTTACAAAGCCCGCAAGGCGATGCTTTACGGGCCCTTGTTGTAAACCAAGGTCGTTTTTCTCAAATTGTCCATTCTTTGAAACAGCTGCAGTTGCAATTAGATCAAGAAGTGCGAATTGAACAACTCGCCGAAGGCGCCAATATGAGCGTTTCCAGCTTTCACCATCATTTTAAAGCCGTTGCAGGGTCTTCTCCTTTGCAATATTTAAAGAGACTCCGTTTATTGAAAGCGCAAATGCTGCTTAATCAAGGCCACCTAAATGTGGGCCAAATTGCTTTAGAAGTCGGCTACAAAAGCATTCATCAGTTTAGTCGAGATTATAAGCGGTATTTTGGTGTGCCACCGACCAAAGACAAGCAAAAAGATGAAGTGGCTGTGTGA
- the acuR gene encoding acrylate utilization transcriptional regulator AcuR: MLNFIHEQDLIINAPEKPRRGRPKKLSADSFDTRESLLRAGMLMLTEIGFSRSGIDPILKSVGVPKGSFYHYFSSKEVFGLAVLQRYRCYFEAKLDRFLLDDAFSPLERLQRFAKDAQDGIVRHDFKRGCLVGNLEQESPNLSNVFREQLQETYQSWQIRVAACLLLALKAGEIKLHNSIEDTSQAFWIGWEGAVHRTRLMKDTQPLSLFLDFFIQAIKVK, encoded by the coding sequence TTGCTCAATTTCATTCATGAACAAGACTTAATAATAAATGCCCCCGAAAAGCCTCGTCGAGGACGACCAAAAAAGCTGTCTGCTGATTCTTTTGATACGCGTGAATCTTTGTTAAGAGCAGGTATGTTAATGCTGACGGAAATCGGCTTTTCTCGTAGTGGTATTGACCCTATTTTAAAGTCTGTAGGGGTTCCTAAAGGGTCTTTTTATCACTATTTTTCTAGTAAAGAGGTGTTTGGTCTTGCTGTTCTTCAGCGCTATCGTTGTTACTTTGAAGCTAAATTAGATCGTTTTTTATTAGATGACGCTTTTTCTCCTTTAGAGCGATTGCAGCGGTTTGCAAAGGATGCTCAGGACGGTATTGTGCGTCATGACTTTAAACGAGGCTGTTTAGTGGGTAATTTAGAGCAAGAATCGCCTAATTTATCCAATGTGTTTCGTGAGCAACTTCAAGAGACTTATCAGAGCTGGCAAATTCGTGTCGCTGCGTGCCTTCTGCTGGCATTGAAAGCGGGTGAAATTAAGCTGCATAATTCTATTGAAGATACATCTCAAGCATTTTGGATTGGTTGGGAAGGTGCGGTTCACCGGACACGATTAATGAAAGACACTCAGCCCTTAAGTCTTTTCTTAGACTTCTTTATACAGGCGATTAAGGTGAAATAG
- the acuI gene encoding acrylyl-CoA reductase (NADPH): MFKGVLITQEDKKNLVSVTELNESQLPEGDVLVDVYYSTLNYKDGLAITGKSPVVRSFPMVPGIDLVGKVTQCDSDAFSEGDWVLLNGFGVGEMHWGGLAEKARLKSDWLIPLPKGIEPKQSMSIGTAGYTAMLSVLALEKQGVMPNSGEILVTGANGGVGSFAIRLLNRLGYHVVASTGRMEETDYLKALGASEVIDRNTLSEPGKPLQKERWAGVIDCVGSHTLANACASTKYGGVVTACGLAQGIDFPASVAPFILRGVKLIGIDSVMRPKADRIEAWQRLSELLQPQDFDVISTEIGLEDVVETAYKLLDGQVRGRVIVVIR; encoded by the coding sequence ATGTTTAAAGGTGTATTGATTACTCAAGAAGATAAAAAAAATTTAGTGTCTGTGACAGAATTGAATGAAAGCCAGTTGCCCGAAGGCGATGTCTTGGTGGATGTCTATTACAGTACGTTAAATTATAAAGATGGTTTAGCGATTACTGGTAAATCCCCCGTTGTTCGATCCTTTCCTATGGTGCCCGGTATTGATTTGGTTGGCAAAGTGACTCAGTGTGACTCAGACGCTTTTTCTGAAGGGGATTGGGTATTATTGAATGGTTTTGGGGTGGGTGAAATGCACTGGGGCGGATTGGCTGAAAAAGCACGCTTAAAAAGTGATTGGCTCATCCCACTTCCAAAAGGTATAGAACCTAAGCAATCTATGTCAATAGGTACAGCGGGTTACACCGCCATGTTGTCGGTTTTAGCCCTTGAAAAACAAGGTGTTATGCCTAATTCTGGCGAAATTCTTGTCACTGGGGCAAACGGTGGAGTGGGCAGCTTCGCCATTCGTTTGCTCAATCGTCTTGGTTATCATGTGGTGGCGTCAACAGGACGAATGGAAGAAACTGACTATTTAAAAGCACTTGGCGCCAGTGAGGTTATTGATCGCAATACGCTTTCTGAGCCGGGTAAACCTTTGCAAAAAGAGCGTTGGGCTGGCGTCATCGATTGTGTTGGTAGTCATACCCTAGCCAATGCCTGTGCGAGCACAAAATACGGCGGTGTTGTTACCGCTTGTGGCTTAGCGCAAGGCATAGACTTCCCTGCTTCCGTCGCACCGTTTATTCTGCGTGGCGTCAAACTCATCGGCATCGACAGCGTGATGCGCCCTAAAGCGGATCGTATTGAAGCTTGGCAGCGTTTAAGTGAATTACTACAACCACAAGATTTTGATGTAATCAGCACAGAAATTGGCTTAGAGGACGTTGTAGAAACGGCCTATAAATTACTTGATGGTCAAGTACGTGGTCGAGTGATTGTCGTAATAAGATAG
- a CDS encoding sugar diacid recognition domain-containing protein — MYVLDPAIAMQIVSRTMSILGHNVNVMNNRGVILGSGDNLRIGAIHEGALLAITQNRVVEITSEAASGLIGVKPGINLPLHYQGQIIGVIGITGEFKEITPYGQLLKMTAEIIVEQANLQDKLQWENRQKEEFILQLIKGDLRDKPQLIEWASQLGISLETPRVAAIIEVSDINSKTLNNGHDTNNLKEVLHLLQYPERGNLVAMTSLNQLVILKPAFLDGHNWDPTLESARIDELLKRLPHHIKDGTKIALGHYFPNIDGIAHSYQTAQETLIIGKQFNNEERKYLFEDYSLQVLLSGLKHNWRGEILSSHYQQLQFADNKGSLRKTLAAYITHFGDLQQCANALHIHRNTLRYRLDKIQHITQLDIHALEGLFRLYLGQLIAD; from the coding sequence ATGTACGTTTTAGACCCAGCTATCGCCATGCAAATAGTCAGCCGTACCATGAGTATTTTGGGACACAATGTGAATGTAATGAACAATCGTGGTGTGATTCTTGGCTCGGGCGATAATCTGCGTATTGGTGCTATTCATGAAGGGGCGTTATTAGCGATTACTCAAAATAGAGTGGTAGAAATTACCTCAGAAGCCGCATCAGGACTTATAGGAGTAAAGCCCGGTATTAATTTACCTCTTCATTATCAAGGTCAAATTATTGGTGTTATTGGTATCACAGGGGAATTCAAAGAAATAACGCCTTACGGGCAGTTATTGAAAATGACCGCTGAGATAATCGTTGAGCAAGCCAATTTACAAGACAAACTACAATGGGAAAATCGCCAAAAAGAAGAGTTTATTCTGCAACTGATTAAGGGGGATCTCCGGGATAAACCTCAGCTCATCGAATGGGCTTCTCAGTTAGGTATTTCTCTTGAAACGCCTAGAGTTGCAGCGATTATAGAGGTGAGCGATATAAACTCTAAAACTTTGAATAACGGTCATGATACGAACAATCTGAAAGAGGTATTACACCTTTTACAGTATCCTGAGCGTGGAAATTTAGTCGCTATGACGTCTCTGAATCAACTGGTTATTTTAAAACCTGCTTTTTTAGATGGACATAACTGGGATCCTACCCTAGAAAGTGCGCGTATTGATGAACTCTTAAAACGTTTGCCTCATCATATCAAAGACGGTACAAAAATTGCTCTAGGGCATTATTTTCCAAATATAGATGGCATAGCGCATTCCTATCAAACGGCTCAGGAAACCTTGATCATTGGTAAGCAGTTTAACAATGAAGAGAGGAAGTATTTGTTTGAGGATTATTCTTTGCAGGTTTTATTATCTGGTCTTAAACATAATTGGCGAGGTGAGATTTTATCTAGTCATTACCAACAACTTCAATTCGCTGATAATAAAGGATCGTTACGAAAGACGCTCGCTGCCTACATTACTCATTTTGGGGATTTACAGCAGTGTGCTAATGCCTTACACATTCACCGTAATACGTTGCGGTATCGGTTAGATAAAATTCAACACATTACCCAATTAGACATTCATGCATTAGAGGGTCTTTTTAGACTCTATTTAGGCCAATTAATTGCGGATTAA